In Elusimicrobiota bacterium, one genomic interval encodes:
- a CDS encoding cold-shock protein, protein MKGTVKWFNASKGFGFITPEGGAEDVFVHFSAIQGEGYKSLNDGQAVELEVTKGPKGLQAANVRPL, encoded by the coding sequence ATGAAAGGCACAGTGAAATGGTTCAACGCATCCAAAGGGTTTGGTTTCATTACCCCCGAGGGTGGTGCGGAGGACGTGTTTGTACACTTCTCGGCCATTCAAGGGGAAGGCTACAAGTCCCTGAATGATGGTCAAGCGGTGGAGCTCGAGGTGACCAAAGGCCCCAAAGGCTTGCAGGCCGCCAACGTTCGCCCGTTGTAA
- a CDS encoding UvrD-helicase domain-containing protein — translation MALDPQLLDTLNPPQREAVTHGEGPLLILAGAGSGKTRVITFRIAHLLSEGVPAWNILAVTFTNKAAAEMRHRVDELTGGAGRGVWISTFHAFCAQFLRVEAAAVGLDPHYVIYDSNDQAQVLKEVLRELKLDEKKYKPNQVLGVISRAKDDLLDAESYAIHAMAQNDPFRQVAATLYGHYQKKLIRANALDFGDLILRVSVALRDNIPLRQKYQARFRHVMVDEYQDTNHAQYLLAKHLVAPPKNLCVVGDDDQSIYSFRGADVRNILEYERDYSGAKVVKLEQNYRSTQPILTVAHNVISKNKFRKDKQLWTDKGEGEPVRFQEFADELQEAGFIARESARYLAEGRRRSDIAVFYRTNAQSRVLEDAFRRENIPYTLVGSLRFYERMEVKDVLAYLRVAVNPADSVAVKRIINVPTRGIGKTTLQALEADAAVRGVSFYDAVTVMAQNPEAPSGARGNLNKFLDIMKSLQAALPTGTAAFMVQTVLESAGYWAYWEEQAGSDPEAAHRLDNLQELVNAAKEFEEAMEDKTVASFLEKVSLASGLDALKEDGGSVTLMTVHLAKGLEFPIVYVTGLEEGLFPIGESSFDEKELEEERRLAYVAITRARELLTLTSASSRRIYGRSHWNVPSRFVTEAGLIEAPMPRASTSSSWGQESRGFSPSRGATAPAPLGSYDPDEDATVPTLAKGPNPLRSGQRVRHPLFGEGKILDKSGTGENVKVTVLFDSGARKQILARYANFEPA, via the coding sequence ATGGCCCTCGATCCGCAACTCCTTGATACATTGAATCCTCCTCAACGGGAAGCCGTGACCCATGGGGAAGGGCCCCTGCTGATTTTGGCCGGTGCTGGGTCGGGAAAAACACGGGTCATTACCTTCCGGATCGCTCATTTGTTGTCGGAGGGCGTTCCGGCTTGGAACATTCTTGCCGTCACCTTTACCAATAAGGCGGCGGCCGAAATGCGGCACCGGGTGGACGAGCTTACGGGCGGGGCGGGGCGGGGGGTTTGGATATCCACGTTCCACGCTTTTTGTGCCCAGTTTCTCCGGGTGGAAGCGGCCGCGGTGGGGTTGGACCCGCACTATGTGATCTACGATTCCAACGATCAGGCCCAGGTGTTGAAAGAAGTTCTCCGCGAATTGAAATTGGACGAGAAAAAATACAAACCAAACCAGGTCTTGGGTGTTATTTCCCGTGCCAAAGATGACCTCCTGGACGCGGAATCCTACGCGATCCATGCCATGGCTCAAAACGATCCTTTTCGCCAAGTGGCTGCCACTCTTTACGGGCACTACCAGAAAAAACTGATCCGGGCGAACGCTTTGGATTTTGGTGACCTGATCCTGCGCGTTTCGGTGGCGTTGCGGGACAATATCCCTCTTCGGCAGAAATACCAGGCCCGGTTCCGCCATGTGATGGTGGATGAGTACCAAGACACCAATCACGCCCAATATTTGTTGGCGAAACATTTGGTGGCTCCTCCCAAGAATCTCTGTGTGGTGGGGGACGATGACCAATCCATCTACTCTTTCCGTGGGGCGGATGTGCGCAATATCTTGGAATACGAGCGGGATTATTCTGGAGCCAAAGTGGTAAAGTTGGAGCAGAATTATCGCTCCACGCAACCCATTCTGACCGTTGCCCACAACGTGATCTCCAAGAATAAGTTCCGGAAAGACAAACAATTGTGGACAGACAAAGGGGAGGGAGAGCCCGTTCGGTTTCAGGAATTTGCGGACGAACTTCAAGAGGCGGGGTTTATTGCGCGAGAGTCGGCCCGGTATTTGGCCGAGGGCCGGCGGCGGTCGGACATCGCTGTGTTTTATCGCACGAACGCCCAGTCTCGGGTTTTGGAAGATGCGTTCCGTCGGGAAAATATTCCCTACACGCTGGTGGGAAGCTTGCGGTTTTACGAGCGGATGGAAGTAAAAGATGTTTTGGCCTATTTGCGCGTGGCGGTGAACCCGGCCGATTCTGTAGCGGTCAAACGCATCATTAACGTCCCGACGCGGGGGATAGGGAAAACGACCCTTCAGGCGCTGGAAGCAGATGCCGCCGTCCGTGGTGTCAGTTTTTATGACGCGGTCACCGTCATGGCCCAGAATCCCGAGGCTCCCTCCGGTGCCCGGGGAAATTTAAACAAGTTTTTGGATATCATGAAGTCCTTGCAAGCCGCCCTGCCCACGGGCACGGCGGCTTTTATGGTTCAAACCGTCTTAGAGTCGGCGGGTTACTGGGCTTATTGGGAAGAACAGGCTGGGTCGGACCCGGAAGCCGCGCACCGACTGGACAACCTGCAGGAACTGGTGAACGCGGCTAAAGAATTTGAGGAAGCCATGGAAGACAAAACTGTGGCGTCTTTCCTCGAGAAGGTTTCATTAGCTTCGGGGCTGGATGCTCTTAAGGAAGATGGCGGCTCGGTCACTCTTATGACGGTTCATTTGGCCAAGGGCCTTGAGTTTCCCATTGTCTATGTGACGGGTTTGGAAGAGGGGTTGTTCCCCATCGGTGAATCTTCCTTTGATGAAAAAGAGTTGGAAGAGGAACGGCGGCTGGCTTACGTGGCCATCACGCGCGCCCGGGAACTTTTGACGCTGACCTCGGCTTCTTCCCGTCGTATTTATGGGAGGTCCCACTGGAACGTCCCGTCCCGATTTGTTACCGAAGCGGGGTTGATCGAGGCTCCCATGCCCCGGGCTTCCACGTCTTCTTCTTGGGGGCAAGAGTCACGGGGCTTTTCCCCATCGCGGGGGGCCACCGCCCCCGCTCCGCTGGGGTCCTATGATCCCGATGAGGACGCCACAGTTCCCACACTCGCCAAGGGCCCCAATCCCCTTCGTTCGGGACAACGGGTTCGCCATCCCCTCTTTGGGGAAGGAAAGATCTTGGACAAATCCGGGACCGGGGAAAACGTTAAAGTCACGGTCCTCTTCGATTCCGGAGCGCGAAAACAAATTTTAGCCCGCTACGCCAACTTCGAGCCCGCTTAA
- a CDS encoding TolC family protein produces MNRTIRFVPLLIAFSISARAGDLPSPRTGQAFDLKYCYQLAAEKSEPLKRQKESIRQSALQAQAALGGIFPRFSWDWRDIRQESSGMNSGLLGEGQEKNQVESKFMLEQPLFTGLREFSAYSGFKKQQARDQWRLRQSELQLYNEVAQAYFDILSLETAQANGTTSVKLAQERVDELKSFFRLGKSREGEVLSAESQLAALKAVQVHLKGQILVARETLTFLLGQNLGPLPISPPERGDPPSPLNTYLNLAAQRPDLEAQREEILGQALRVRYEKGSYWPSAKVAGNYYTQRPSVYDSIHWDVMLNLNVPLFQGGTVKARVNEARSILTQAQLTLEQAERSVQSDVKKAYAAWTSSLDEAPPLAEAYRTAQKSYEAQRREYRLGLVTNLDVLNAMNLMQAAKRALDDASVESQRRQVALGVATGTLP; encoded by the coding sequence ATGAATCGAACGATCCGTTTTGTTCCACTTCTTATCGCGTTCTCTATCTCTGCGAGAGCGGGCGATCTGCCGTCCCCACGAACAGGGCAGGCGTTTGACCTGAAGTACTGTTACCAGCTTGCCGCTGAAAAAAGTGAGCCGCTCAAACGCCAGAAAGAATCCATCCGTCAGTCCGCGCTCCAGGCCCAGGCGGCCCTGGGGGGTATTTTTCCCCGCTTTTCCTGGGATTGGAGAGACATCCGACAGGAGAGCAGCGGAATGAATTCCGGGTTATTGGGCGAGGGGCAGGAAAAAAATCAAGTGGAATCCAAATTCATGCTGGAGCAACCCCTTTTTACGGGCCTGAGAGAATTTTCCGCCTATTCCGGATTTAAGAAACAGCAAGCCCGGGACCAGTGGCGGTTGCGTCAATCGGAACTTCAACTCTATAACGAGGTCGCCCAGGCCTATTTCGATATTTTGTCTCTGGAAACCGCCCAGGCCAACGGCACCACTTCTGTAAAATTAGCCCAGGAACGAGTGGACGAACTGAAATCCTTTTTCCGGCTCGGCAAGTCCCGGGAAGGAGAAGTCTTGAGCGCGGAATCGCAACTGGCCGCCTTGAAAGCCGTCCAGGTTCACTTGAAGGGACAAATCCTCGTGGCCCGTGAAACCCTCACGTTCTTGCTCGGCCAGAACCTGGGCCCTCTCCCAATTTCCCCTCCCGAGAGGGGAGATCCCCCATCCCCTTTGAACACCTATTTAAACCTGGCCGCCCAACGGCCAGACCTGGAAGCCCAACGGGAGGAAATTTTAGGCCAAGCGCTTCGGGTTCGCTACGAAAAGGGTTCCTACTGGCCCAGCGCCAAGGTCGCGGGAAATTATTACACCCAACGGCCCTCGGTTTACGATTCCATCCATTGGGACGTGATGCTGAACTTGAACGTCCCCCTCTTCCAGGGGGGAACCGTCAAAGCCCGCGTGAACGAAGCCCGCTCCATCCTGACACAAGCCCAATTGACATTGGAACAAGCGGAACGGAGCGTTCAAAGCGACGTTAAAAAGGCCTACGCCGCTTGGACGTCCTCTCTTGACGAAGCCCCGCCCCTGGCGGAAGCCTACCGGACCGCCCAAAAAAGTTACGAAGCCCAACGGCGAGAATACCGGCTCGGGTTGGTGACCAATCTCGACGTTTTGAACGCCATGAACTTAATGCAAGCCGCCAAACGCGCCCTGGATGACGCGAGCGTGGAATCCCAACGTCGGCAGGTGGCCTTAGGGGTCGCCACGGGGACCTTACCATGA